In Acidovorax sp. GBBC 1281, a single window of DNA contains:
- a CDS encoding RHS repeat-associated core domain-containing protein encodes MGGLGAARFGDEIGHVSVWARLARVGLRLASGMVETLLVAGAVALVTGVSVATMGCGAIIACGLLAGFIGGATGWSDYKEKKIQEMTENIGDLDITGTLGTRGAATVLINKKAAMRAVADFTTCSKHGQPNPNFIAEGTDSVFIETYPAARKGDKLMCSAAIATGSDNVFMGGNKTAYLHIAEDREWWETALEIAVGLAMGRGSFLGKIGCLAMGAVVGMAGEALGRGFRALIGYPVHPATGGKVLDGGIDTDFVLPGPLPIEWRRFYSNHDHRSDTLHGEGWSVPYEIELHIVRAVEGAAPERITYVNPQGRHIDLPPVEPGTSLFNTAEGFILGCTPGGHYEVGGLDHVTHQFGGASMQAGTHVLKLLRIRDRFGHWVSLRYDRRRRLCGIADHLGRVLRLDYHGENGQTRRLRAIHLVQAAAGEQLGLLAAYHYDHGGDGAESGQLASVLDRTRAPTRHFAYAERLMVLQKDAAGFTCHYAWEGAAEASGPERQDGARAADGRILRDRRVVRHWTEDGEAYDIAYGSAGTEGTDEDGWTSATDHLGRVDQWQWDRWHNLTSYTNPLGETWRLEWNERRELLACSTPSGATTMFQYDENGLQSGVVDPLGRLTRMLWDSQWFEPLRITGPDGATWRYEYDRQGLPVQETAPDGGVTEYAHDADGQLIQIRDALGGHKNLVWNERGLLARYTDCSGQATHYAWDGWGNLLAVTDALGQKTKSIFDARGRLVSLQLADGSSQGFAYDAGGRLVEHTDALARATRYGHNARGQLLWRRDAQGRDIGMAHDAAHRLSALSTENGGVYRFRYDDADRLVEETRLDGTRVGIEYDTDGQVIAIVHHPAMNEDVFHELETQARDGTLAQGPAARRVQAPRRTELRRDALGRLVEKRVGASVLRYRYDRAGRMVEATRWRAGPAAEQGGGEGLNRLQRLHTTRFDYDAMGRIVGEHAEDAESGQNHTLRHAHDALGNRTRTELPVVTSAAGGAGRLQGGVRLRRSLNYLHYGSGHLHQINLGLVQEEESPAGAQGIAAELPEAAREVHRLIADIERDALHREVMRSQGSLATRFVLDPLDRRLGSWTRSGAGLHDARWRQEWQQQIEALGQRGLSAAVGLLKQYRYDAAGELRDSVHSHKGRTQWSYDATGRVEQAVRAGPGAQAGLGVGGRLEEVFRYDPAGNLLDAGDLAGRGGPAMGSGTATGSTGYLRDNLVRVYEDKRFAYDGLSRLVEKRIGRHTVQRLEWDEEDQLVSVQTTRHAGTAEAAQQAVRFRYDALGRRIAKADAFGETVFVWEGMRLIEERRGSKVTSYVYEAGSYVPLARIDADGNRLCEEDPAAHHAPGIPPNPMAAPGEAPTADALAQARARRSARISHFHTDPSGLPEEVTDEGGQVRWRASYRTWGNTIQEQWEAVRVDGGAVPAMQQRHGQERLEQNLRMQGQYLDRETGLHYNTFRYYDPDVGRFISPDPIGRAGGANLHLYAPNPISWIDPWGWEHHTATITVYAPDGSIRYSEPLVSGGATGPSWPEQIASHTESKSIIDPRIKPGDRVVYTDASLPACSGCKGNMNNAAAAKGLNIEYHWTDADGNSGSWRTNTKAARKAVNARNRRNARKAARVAKGGC; translated from the coding sequence ATGGGAGGCTTGGGCGCAGCGAGGTTCGGAGACGAGATTGGCCATGTATCGGTCTGGGCACGGCTGGCCCGCGTGGGGCTGCGGCTTGCATCGGGCATGGTGGAGACGCTGCTCGTGGCCGGCGCCGTGGCCTTGGTCACAGGGGTGTCGGTGGCCACGATGGGATGCGGCGCGATCATCGCTTGCGGCCTGCTGGCGGGCTTCATCGGAGGCGCCACCGGCTGGAGCGACTACAAGGAGAAAAAGATCCAGGAGATGACCGAGAACATCGGCGACCTGGACATCACGGGTACGCTGGGCACCCGGGGCGCCGCGACAGTCTTAATCAACAAGAAGGCCGCCATGCGCGCCGTGGCAGACTTCACCACCTGCAGCAAACACGGTCAACCCAATCCGAACTTCATCGCCGAAGGCACGGATTCGGTGTTCATCGAAACCTATCCCGCTGCGCGCAAGGGCGACAAGCTCATGTGTTCTGCGGCCATCGCCACGGGGTCGGACAACGTCTTCATGGGGGGCAACAAAACAGCCTATCTCCATATCGCCGAGGACCGCGAATGGTGGGAAACCGCGCTGGAGATCGCTGTCGGGCTGGCCATGGGACGGGGCAGCTTCCTGGGCAAGATCGGCTGCCTGGCAATGGGTGCCGTGGTCGGTATGGCAGGCGAAGCACTGGGCCGGGGCTTTCGGGCTCTCATCGGCTATCCCGTGCATCCCGCTACTGGCGGCAAGGTTCTTGACGGCGGGATCGACACCGATTTCGTCCTGCCCGGCCCGCTGCCCATCGAATGGCGGCGCTTCTACAGCAACCATGACCACCGCTCGGACACCTTGCACGGCGAAGGCTGGAGCGTTCCGTACGAGATCGAACTGCATATCGTGCGTGCCGTGGAGGGCGCAGCGCCTGAGCGCATCACCTACGTGAATCCCCAGGGCCGGCACATCGACTTGCCCCCGGTCGAGCCGGGAACCTCGCTCTTCAACACGGCCGAAGGCTTCATTTTGGGCTGCACACCGGGCGGGCACTACGAGGTGGGTGGACTCGACCATGTGACCCATCAGTTCGGCGGCGCTTCGATGCAGGCTGGTACCCATGTGCTCAAGCTGCTGCGCATCCGCGACCGCTTCGGCCACTGGGTCAGCCTGCGCTATGACAGAAGGCGCCGTCTGTGCGGCATCGCCGACCACCTGGGCCGGGTGCTGCGGCTCGATTACCACGGCGAGAACGGCCAGACGCGCCGCCTGCGCGCCATCCATCTCGTGCAGGCCGCTGCGGGCGAGCAACTGGGCCTGCTGGCGGCCTATCACTACGATCACGGTGGCGATGGCGCCGAGAGCGGCCAACTCGCCAGCGTGCTGGACCGCACACGGGCACCCACACGGCATTTCGCCTATGCCGAACGCCTCATGGTCCTGCAAAAGGACGCAGCCGGTTTCACGTGCCACTATGCCTGGGAGGGCGCTGCCGAAGCCAGCGGTCCCGAGCGGCAGGACGGCGCGCGCGCAGCGGACGGCCGAATCTTGCGAGACCGCCGCGTGGTGCGGCACTGGACGGAGGACGGCGAGGCCTATGACATTGCCTATGGCTCGGCGGGCACGGAGGGAACCGATGAAGACGGCTGGACGAGCGCCACCGATCACCTCGGCCGCGTCGATCAATGGCAATGGGACCGATGGCACAACCTCACCAGCTATACCAACCCGCTCGGCGAGACTTGGCGGCTGGAGTGGAACGAGCGCCGCGAGCTTTTGGCGTGCAGCACGCCGTCAGGGGCCACGACCATGTTCCAGTACGACGAAAACGGCCTGCAGTCCGGCGTGGTGGACCCGCTCGGACGGCTCACACGCATGCTGTGGGACAGCCAATGGTTCGAGCCGCTGCGCATCACCGGACCCGACGGCGCTACCTGGCGATACGAATATGACCGCCAGGGCTTGCCCGTGCAGGAAACGGCCCCCGATGGCGGGGTGACCGAATACGCCCACGATGCGGATGGGCAACTGATCCAGATCCGTGACGCGCTGGGAGGGCACAAGAACCTGGTCTGGAACGAGCGAGGGCTGTTGGCGCGCTATACCGACTGTTCGGGCCAGGCCACGCATTACGCTTGGGACGGGTGGGGCAACCTTCTTGCCGTGACGGACGCGCTGGGGCAGAAGACCAAGAGCATCTTCGATGCACGCGGGCGGCTGGTGTCTCTGCAGTTGGCCGACGGCAGCAGTCAGGGCTTTGCCTACGACGCGGGCGGCCGGCTGGTGGAGCACACCGATGCGCTGGCGCGTGCCACGCGCTACGGGCACAACGCTCGCGGTCAACTGCTGTGGCGGCGCGATGCACAGGGCCGCGATATTGGCATGGCCCACGATGCGGCCCACCGGCTCTCGGCCTTGTCCACTGAGAACGGCGGTGTCTATCGCTTCCGCTACGACGATGCCGACCGGCTCGTGGAAGAGACGCGACTGGACGGCACGCGCGTGGGCATCGAATACGACACGGACGGGCAGGTGATCGCCATAGTGCACCACCCCGCCATGAACGAAGACGTATTCCATGAACTGGAAACGCAAGCCCGTGACGGCACCCTCGCGCAGGGCCCGGCGGCCCGAAGGGTGCAGGCCCCGCGGCGCACGGAACTGCGCCGCGACGCCCTCGGACGGCTGGTGGAAAAGCGCGTGGGCGCCAGCGTTTTGCGCTATCGGTACGACAGAGCCGGGCGAATGGTTGAAGCCACGCGCTGGCGCGCAGGCCCTGCCGCGGAGCAGGGTGGGGGCGAGGGACTGAACCGCCTGCAACGGCTGCACACCACGCGCTTCGACTACGACGCCATGGGCCGCATCGTGGGCGAGCATGCCGAAGACGCGGAGAGCGGGCAAAACCACACCTTGAGGCATGCGCACGACGCATTGGGCAACCGCACGCGGACTGAGTTGCCCGTGGTGACGAGCGCTGCCGGTGGCGCAGGGCGCCTGCAGGGTGGTGTGCGCCTGCGGCGCAGCCTGAATTACCTGCACTACGGCTCCGGGCACCTGCACCAGATCAATCTGGGATTGGTCCAGGAGGAGGAAAGCCCGGCTGGGGCGCAAGGCATCGCCGCTGAACTGCCCGAGGCCGCACGCGAAGTGCACCGCCTGATCGCGGACATCGAACGCGACGCGCTGCACCGCGAGGTGATGCGCAGCCAGGGCAGTCTGGCCACGCGCTTCGTGCTCGACCCGCTGGACCGCCGCCTGGGCAGTTGGACGCGCTCGGGCGCGGGCCTGCACGATGCGCGATGGCGCCAGGAGTGGCAGCAGCAGATCGAAGCGCTGGGGCAGCGAGGCCTGTCGGCGGCGGTGGGCTTGCTCAAGCAATACAGGTACGACGCGGCGGGCGAGTTGCGCGATAGCGTGCACAGCCACAAGGGACGCACGCAATGGAGTTACGACGCCACGGGGCGGGTGGAGCAGGCGGTGCGAGCGGGGCCGGGCGCGCAGGCGGGCCTGGGTGTCGGGGGGCGCTTGGAGGAAGTGTTCCGCTACGACCCTGCGGGGAACCTGCTGGATGCGGGCGATCTTGCCGGGCGTGGCGGCCCGGCGATGGGGTCAGGGACGGCCACGGGCTCCACGGGCTACCTGCGGGACAACCTGGTTCGGGTGTACGAGGACAAGCGCTTTGCCTACGACGGGCTGTCGCGGCTGGTGGAAAAGCGAATCGGCCGGCACACGGTGCAAAGGCTGGAGTGGGACGAGGAAGACCAGTTGGTGTCGGTGCAGACCACGCGGCACGCGGGCACGGCAGAGGCGGCGCAGCAGGCCGTGCGGTTTCGGTACGACGCGCTGGGTCGGCGCATCGCCAAGGCGGACGCCTTCGGGGAGACGGTGTTCGTGTGGGAGGGTATGCGGCTGATCGAGGAGCGGCGCGGCTCGAAGGTGACCAGCTACGTGTACGAGGCGGGCAGCTACGTGCCGCTGGCGCGCATCGATGCGGACGGGAACCGCCTGTGCGAGGAAGACCCGGCCGCGCACCACGCTCCAGGTATCCCGCCCAACCCGATGGCCGCACCGGGCGAGGCGCCCACGGCCGATGCATTGGCGCAGGCGCGAGCGCGCCGCAGCGCGCGCATCAGCCACTTCCACACGGACCCGTCGGGGCTGCCGGAGGAAGTGACGGACGAAGGTGGGCAGGTGCGCTGGAGGGCGAGTTACCGGACGTGGGGCAACACGATCCAGGAACAGTGGGAGGCGGTGCGGGTGGACGGAGGGGCCGTACCCGCGATGCAGCAGCGCCATGGGCAGGAGAGGCTGGAGCAGAACCTGCGGATGCAGGGGCAGTACCTGGACCGGGAGACGGGGCTGCACTACAACACTTTCCGGTACTACGACCCGGATGTGGGGCGGTTCATCAGTCCTGATCCGATTGGCCGCGCTGGCGGGGCCAATCTGCATCTTTATGCGCCCAATCCAATTAGTTGGATTGATCCCTGGGGCTGGGAGCATCACACCGCCACCATCACTGTTTATGCACCTGATGGATCTATTCGGTATTCAGAGCCTTTGGTGAGCGGCGGCGCCACAGGACCATCTTGGCCCGAGCAAATCGCCTCGCACACCGAATCGAAGAGCATTATTGATCCGCGCATAAAGCCAGGAGATAGAGTGGTTTACACGGATGCATCACTCCCTGCATGCTCTGGCTGTAAAGGCAATATGAACAATGCAGCAGCTGCCAAGGGTTTAAACATTGAATACCATTGGACAGATGCGGACGGTAATTCGGGGTCGTGGAGGACTAACACCAAGGCCGCCAGAAAAGCCGTCAACGCAAGAAATCGAAGAAACGCGAGGAAAGCCGCTAGGGTTGCCAAGGGAGGCTGTTAG
- a CDS encoding IS5 family transposase, whose product MTPRSALKFDLFAEASRQHKRDEVGDPLQVIARHIDFAELARLVDALIERGGGRRGGRPAYPTEVMVRILVLKRLYNLSDEQMEYQLLDRGSYQRFCLLQDAMNVPDRNTIWRFGERLGVGGATALFQGVDAQLQRHGYIARGGQAIDATLVPAPRQHIGQQERRTLAQGGQPDWSQARRRQKDVEATHTKKHGKSHFGYKLSVSVDLKHGFIRRLATGTASEHDGHHFDEVLDMHNTGRAVHADKAYPSRQRCQMLKVLGFVDAMQRRAQAGRPQSECQKGRNQRIAKKRAKVEHVFAGIRHLGGKFVRTIGQARATVGMTMMAACYNMKRLAWFLHRGVDAFFKPATGKAQVRLQTVKA is encoded by the coding sequence ATCACTCCCCGTAGCGCCCTGAAGTTCGACCTGTTCGCTGAGGCCTCGCGCCAACACAAGAGAGATGAGGTGGGCGATCCGCTGCAGGTGATCGCGCGGCACATCGACTTCGCAGAACTGGCCCGGCTGGTGGATGCCTTGATCGAACGCGGGGGTGGCCGCCGGGGCGGTCGGCCCGCCTACCCCACCGAGGTGATGGTGCGCATCCTGGTGTTGAAGCGGCTGTACAACCTGTCCGATGAGCAGATGGAGTATCAGTTGCTGGACCGGGGGAGCTACCAGCGGTTTTGCCTGTTGCAGGATGCGATGAACGTGCCGGACCGCAACACGATCTGGCGCTTTGGCGAGCGCCTTGGCGTGGGCGGGGCAACGGCCTTGTTCCAGGGGGTGGATGCCCAACTGCAGCGCCACGGCTACATCGCCCGGGGCGGGCAAGCCATTGATGCCACGCTGGTGCCCGCGCCCCGACAGCACATCGGCCAGCAGGAGCGGCGAACGCTGGCACAAGGCGGGCAGCCGGACTGGAGCCAAGCGCGACGCAGGCAAAAGGATGTGGAGGCCACGCACACGAAGAAGCACGGCAAAAGCCACTTCGGCTACAAGCTCAGCGTGAGCGTGGACCTCAAGCACGGCTTCATCCGCCGCCTCGCCACGGGCACGGCCAGCGAGCACGACGGGCACCACTTCGATGAGGTGCTGGACATGCACAACACCGGGCGGGCAGTGCATGCGGACAAAGCCTACCCGAGCCGCCAAAGGTGCCAGATGCTGAAAGTGCTGGGATTCGTGGATGCGATGCAGCGCCGTGCGCAGGCGGGCCGACCACAGAGCGAATGCCAGAAGGGGCGCAACCAGCGCATCGCAAAGAAACGAGCCAAGGTGGAGCACGTGTTCGCCGGTATCCGCCACCTGGGGGGCAAGTTCGTGCGCACCATCGGACAGGCGCGCGCCACGGTGGGGATGACGATGATGGCCGCCTGCTACAACATGAAGCGACTGGCCTGGTTCCTGCATCGGGGCGTGGATGCTTTCTTCAAGCCCGCCACTGGCAAGGCACAAGTGCGCCTGCAAACGGTGAAAGCCTGA
- a CDS encoding NAD(P)-binding protein, with protein sequence MTNLSQSKPADRSAAVCVIGAGPGGLSAARALKMQGLDYDQFERHSDLGGLWDTTNPGSPVYASTHFISSRDLSGFIGYPMPRDYPDYPSHRQILAYLRSFADAFGLREKIQFNTGVQRIRKDSASRWVVELADGTRQHKREPLTTPCLTNPNREEWAPVAV encoded by the coding sequence ATGACGAATCTCTCGCAATCGAAGCCGGCCGACCGTTCGGCCGCTGTGTGTGTCATCGGTGCGGGCCCCGGCGGGCTGAGCGCTGCGCGGGCCCTGAAGATGCAGGGGCTGGACTATGACCAGTTCGAACGCCACAGCGACCTGGGCGGCCTGTGGGATACGACGAATCCTGGCTCGCCCGTCTATGCGTCGACCCATTTCATTTCATCGCGCGATCTGTCGGGTTTCATCGGCTATCCCATGCCTCGCGACTATCCCGACTATCCGTCGCACCGGCAGATTCTGGCCTACCTGCGCAGCTTTGCCGATGCGTTTGGCCTGCGAGAAAAAATCCAGTTCAACACCGGCGTGCAACGCATACGGAAAGACAGCGCTTCGCGCTGGGTGGTGGAGCTTGCGGACGGCACGCGCCAACACAAGAGGGAGCCTCTCACAACCCCATGTTTGACGAATCCGAATAGGGAGGAGTGGGCGCCAGTAGCCGTTTGA
- a CDS encoding IS5 family transposase translates to MTPRSALKFDLFAEASRQHKRDEVGDPLQVIARHIDFAELARLVDALIERGGGRRGGRPAYPTEVMVRILVLKRLYNLSDEQMEYQLLDRGSYQRFCLLQDAMNVPDRKTIWRFGERLGVGGATALFQGVDAQLQRHGYIARGGQAIDATLVPAPRQHIGQQERRTLAQGGQPDWSQARRRQKDVEATHTKKHGKSHFGYKLSVSVDLKHGFIRRLATGTASEHDGHHFDEVLDMHNTGRAVHADKAYPSRQRCQMLKVLGFVDAMQRRAQAGRPQSECQKGRNQRIAKKRAKVEHVFAGIRHLGGKFVRTIGQARATVGMTMMAACYNMKRLAWFLHRGVDAFFKPATGKAQVRLQTVKA, encoded by the coding sequence ATCACTCCCCGTAGCGCCCTGAAGTTCGACCTGTTCGCTGAGGCCTCGCGCCAACACAAGAGAGATGAGGTGGGCGATCCGCTGCAGGTGATCGCGCGGCACATCGACTTCGCAGAACTGGCCCGGCTGGTGGATGCCTTGATCGAACGCGGGGGTGGCCGCCGGGGCGGTCGGCCCGCCTACCCCACCGAGGTGATGGTGCGCATCCTGGTGTTGAAGCGGCTGTACAACCTGTCCGATGAGCAGATGGAGTATCAGTTGCTGGACCGGGGGAGCTACCAGCGGTTTTGCCTGTTGCAGGATGCGATGAACGTGCCGGACCGCAAAACGATCTGGCGCTTTGGCGAGCGCCTTGGCGTGGGCGGGGCAACGGCCTTGTTCCAGGGGGTGGATGCCCAACTGCAGCGCCACGGCTACATCGCCCGGGGCGGGCAAGCCATTGATGCCACGCTGGTGCCCGCGCCCCGACAGCACATCGGCCAGCAGGAGCGGCGAACGCTGGCACAAGGCGGGCAGCCGGACTGGAGCCAAGCGCGACGCAGGCAAAAGGATGTGGAGGCCACGCACACGAAGAAGCACGGCAAAAGCCACTTCGGCTACAAGCTCAGCGTGAGCGTGGACCTCAAGCACGGCTTCATCCGCCGCCTCGCCACGGGCACGGCCAGCGAGCACGACGGGCACCACTTCGATGAGGTGCTGGACATGCACAACACCGGGCGGGCAGTGCATGCGGACAAAGCCTACCCGAGCCGCCAAAGGTGCCAGATGCTGAAAGTGCTGGGATTCGTGGATGCGATGCAGCGCCGTGCGCAGGCGGGCCGACCACAGAGCGAATGCCAGAAGGGGCGCAACCAGCGCATCGCAAAGAAACGAGCCAAGGTGGAGCACGTGTTCGCCGGTATCCGCCACCTGGGGGGCAAGTTCGTGCGCACCATCGGACAGGCGCGCGCCACGGTGGGGATGACGATGATGGCCGCCTGCTACAACATGAAGCGACTGGCCTGGTTCCTGCATCGGGGCGTGGATGCTTTCTTCAAGCCCGCCACTGGCAAGGCACAAGTGCGCCTGCAAACGGTGAAAGCCTGA